One region of Microbacterium rhizosphaerae genomic DNA includes:
- the pgl gene encoding 6-phosphogluconolactonase → MPDTSDEKRVVVHADPSTLADAVAGRFIQRLIRGAGAGGPIHVSLTGGSMGGAVLAAVRTHRRLSEVDWADVHFWWSDERFVEADSPERNDVLARTALLDHLDIPAANIHPMGASDGRLDLDAATDAYSRELAAFGSAQEPWPSFDVCFLGVGPDGHIASLFPDRGEILVTDRVTLAVRDSPKPPPERITLTRPVINGSKRVWLVLAGADKASALGLALAGASYPSVPAAGAKGRRRTVFFVDEAAASQVPPELIDPEY, encoded by the coding sequence ATGCCTGATACATCCGACGAGAAGCGCGTGGTCGTGCATGCCGATCCGTCGACTCTCGCCGACGCGGTCGCCGGCCGGTTCATCCAGCGACTGATCCGCGGCGCGGGCGCGGGCGGCCCGATCCATGTGTCCCTCACCGGCGGATCGATGGGGGGAGCGGTGCTGGCCGCCGTCCGCACGCATCGACGGCTGTCGGAGGTGGACTGGGCCGACGTGCACTTCTGGTGGAGCGACGAGCGCTTCGTCGAGGCCGACAGCCCGGAGCGCAACGACGTGCTGGCCCGCACCGCGCTGCTGGATCACCTCGACATCCCGGCCGCCAACATCCACCCGATGGGCGCGTCGGACGGCCGACTCGACCTGGATGCCGCGACCGACGCGTATTCGCGGGAGCTCGCGGCCTTCGGCTCTGCGCAGGAGCCGTGGCCGTCGTTCGACGTCTGCTTCCTCGGAGTGGGCCCCGACGGGCACATCGCATCGCTCTTCCCGGACCGCGGCGAGATCCTCGTCACGGACCGTGTCACGCTCGCGGTGCGCGACTCCCCCAAGCCTCCGCCGGAGCGCATCACCCTCACCCGGCCCGTGATCAACGGCTCGAAGCGCGTGTGGCTCGTGCTCGCCGGCGCGGACAAGGCATCCGCTCTCGGCCTCGCCCTGGCCGGCGCCAGCTACCCGAGCGTGCCGGCCGCGGGCGCCAAGGGGCGTCGCCGCACGGTGTTCTTCGTCGATGAGGCCGCGGCGTCCCAGGTGCCGCCGGAGCTCATCGACCCGGAGTACTGA
- the tpiA gene encoding triose-phosphate isomerase has product MAVTTRTPLIAGNWKMNLDHLQSVAFIQKLHWTLRDAKHDDAVEVAVFPPFTDLRTVQTLIDADRIPFALGAQDLSQHDSGAYTGEVSGAFLTKLRCRYVIVGHSERREYHAESDEVVASKVQAAIRNGLVPVICVGETAEDLEKHGASAVPVGQLQKALEGLPAGTEVVVAYEPVWAIGSGQAATPDQAQDVCAKLRGVVAEALGADAAAATRILYGGSVKAANIASFMREPDVDGALVGGASLLVDEFAAIVRYQKHVGV; this is encoded by the coding sequence ATGGCAGTGACGACCCGTACGCCGCTCATCGCCGGCAACTGGAAGATGAACCTCGACCACCTGCAGTCGGTGGCCTTCATCCAGAAGCTGCACTGGACGCTGAGGGATGCCAAGCATGACGACGCCGTGGAGGTGGCGGTCTTCCCGCCCTTCACCGACCTGCGCACCGTGCAGACGCTGATCGACGCCGACCGGATCCCGTTCGCCCTCGGTGCGCAGGACCTGTCGCAGCACGATTCCGGCGCCTACACGGGTGAGGTCTCGGGCGCCTTCCTGACGAAGCTCCGCTGCCGCTACGTGATCGTCGGTCACTCCGAGCGCCGTGAGTATCACGCCGAGAGCGACGAGGTCGTGGCATCCAAGGTGCAGGCGGCGATCCGCAACGGGCTGGTACCCGTGATCTGCGTCGGCGAAACCGCCGAGGACCTCGAGAAGCACGGCGCGAGCGCCGTTCCCGTGGGTCAGCTGCAGAAGGCGCTGGAGGGTCTTCCCGCCGGCACCGAGGTCGTGGTGGCGTACGAGCCGGTGTGGGCGATCGGCTCGGGCCAGGCGGCGACGCCGGATCAGGCCCAGGACGTCTGCGCGAAGCTCCGCGGCGTGGTGGCGGAGGCGCTCGGCGCGGACGCCGCCGCGGCGACCCGCATCCTGTACGGCGGTTCGGTGAAGGCGGCGAACATCGCGAGCTTCATGCGCGAGCCCGATGTGGACGGCGCGCTCGTGGGCGGGGCGAGCCTGCTCGTCGACGAATTCGCGGCGATCGTCCGGTACCAGAAGCACGTCGGCGTCTGA
- the secG gene encoding preprotein translocase subunit SecG, producing MVDIIQFVLEVLLGITSLLLTLLILLHKGRGGGLSDMFGGGLTSSLGSSGLAERNLNRFTVVLALVWFVSIVALGLITKFQGL from the coding sequence GTGGTTGACATCATCCAGTTCGTCCTCGAGGTGCTGCTCGGCATCACGAGCCTCTTGCTGACGCTGCTGATCCTGCTCCACAAGGGTCGAGGAGGCGGCCTCTCCGACATGTTCGGCGGCGGGCTCACCTCCTCGCTCGGTTCCTCGGGTCTCGCCGAGCGCAACCTCAATCGCTTCACGGTGGTCCTCGCCCTCGTGTGGTTCGTCTCGATCGTGGCCCTCGGCCTGATCACCAAGTTCCAGGGACTCTGA
- the gap gene encoding type I glyceraldehyde-3-phosphate dehydrogenase, with protein MTVKIGINGFGRIGRNFLRAALAQGADLDIVAVNDLTDNKTLAHLLKYDSVGGQLSESVSYDGDSITVGGKAIKVFEERDPANLPWGELGVDIVIESTGRFTKAADAGKHIAGGAKKVIISAPASGEDGTFVMGVNEETYDPATMNILSNASCTTNCLAPLAKVFEDAFGIERGFMMTAHAYTADQNLQDGPHSDLRRARAAAINIVPASTGAAKAIGLVLPELNGKLSGSSYRVPVPTGSIVDLTIITPTEGLTIEQVNEAYKAAAASGRLQGILEYTDDQIVSSDIQLNPHSSIFDSGLTNVSGNLVKVSSWYDNEWGYSNRLVDLTEYVAERL; from the coding sequence GTGACCGTCAAGATCGGAATCAACGGCTTCGGCCGCATTGGACGCAACTTCCTCCGCGCCGCCCTCGCTCAGGGCGCGGACCTCGACATCGTGGCGGTGAACGACCTCACCGACAACAAGACGCTCGCGCACCTCCTCAAGTACGACTCGGTCGGCGGCCAGCTCTCCGAGAGCGTGTCGTACGACGGCGACTCCATCACCGTCGGTGGCAAGGCCATCAAGGTGTTCGAAGAGCGCGACCCGGCGAACCTGCCGTGGGGCGAGCTCGGCGTCGACATCGTCATCGAGTCGACCGGACGCTTCACGAAGGCGGCGGATGCGGGCAAGCACATCGCCGGCGGCGCCAAGAAGGTCATCATCTCCGCTCCCGCCAGCGGCGAGGACGGCACGTTCGTCATGGGCGTGAACGAGGAGACCTACGACCCGGCCACGATGAACATCCTCTCGAACGCCTCATGCACCACGAACTGCCTCGCTCCGCTGGCGAAGGTCTTCGAGGACGCATTCGGCATCGAGCGCGGCTTCATGATGACGGCCCACGCCTACACCGCCGACCAGAACCTGCAGGACGGCCCGCACAGCGACCTGCGTCGTGCCCGCGCCGCCGCCATCAACATCGTCCCGGCCTCGACCGGCGCGGCGAAGGCCATCGGCCTCGTGCTTCCCGAGCTCAACGGCAAGCTGAGCGGCTCGTCCTACCGCGTTCCGGTCCCCACCGGCTCGATCGTCGACCTGACGATCATCACGCCGACCGAGGGCCTGACGATCGAGCAGGTCAACGAGGCGTACAAGGCGGCTGCCGCCAGCGGTCGCCTCCAGGGCATCCTCGAGTACACGGACGACCAGATCGTCTCGAGCGACATCCAGCTGAACCCGCATTCGTCGATCTTCGACTCGGGCCTGACGAACGTCAGCGGCAACCTGGTCAAGGTCTCGAGCTGGTACGACAACGAGTGGGGCTACTCCAACCGTCTCGTCGACCTGACCGAGTACGTCGCCGAGCGTCTCTGA
- the whiA gene encoding DNA-binding protein WhiA gives MPLTADVKAELIALRDPRPTVRAAELTALLRFSGGLHSIANRVAVEAELDSEVLARRTARELVELYGVRPELVQVQGSGPHGPSLYAVRVIDGGETLARQTGLLDQRRRAVRGLPNRVTTGNRQDLAGVWRGAFLAAGSLSDPGRSAALEISCPSSEAAMALVGAAHRIGIAAKAREVRGVPRVVVRETDAIRIALQAMGAGRTAAHWDELRERREVRAGVNRLVNFDDANLRRSAQAAVAACARVERAMEILGDEIPDHLREAGELRLAHRDASLDELGHHASPPLTKDAVAGRIRRLLAMADKKAAAEGLPGTAVGVPGA, from the coding sequence GTGCCCCTCACCGCCGACGTGAAGGCAGAGCTCATCGCGCTGCGCGACCCTCGACCGACCGTTCGCGCGGCTGAGCTGACGGCGCTGCTGCGGTTCTCCGGCGGGCTGCACTCGATTGCGAACCGCGTCGCGGTCGAGGCCGAGCTCGATTCCGAGGTCCTCGCTCGCCGCACGGCGCGCGAGCTCGTCGAGCTGTACGGTGTGCGCCCGGAGCTCGTGCAGGTGCAGGGATCGGGCCCCCACGGGCCGAGCCTCTACGCCGTTCGCGTCATCGACGGGGGCGAGACCCTCGCCCGGCAGACGGGCCTTCTCGATCAGCGTCGTCGCGCCGTGCGCGGGCTGCCGAACCGCGTCACGACAGGCAATCGCCAGGATCTCGCCGGCGTGTGGCGGGGCGCGTTCCTCGCCGCCGGCTCTCTGTCCGACCCCGGACGCTCCGCGGCGCTCGAGATCTCGTGCCCGTCGAGCGAGGCGGCCATGGCCCTGGTGGGCGCCGCCCACCGCATCGGCATCGCCGCGAAGGCGCGCGAGGTCCGGGGCGTGCCGCGCGTCGTCGTCCGCGAGACCGACGCCATCCGCATCGCACTCCAGGCGATGGGTGCAGGGCGCACAGCGGCGCACTGGGACGAGCTGCGCGAGCGCCGCGAGGTGCGCGCCGGCGTCAACCGCCTGGTCAATTTCGACGATGCGAACCTCCGCCGCTCCGCGCAGGCAGCAGTGGCCGCGTGCGCCCGCGTGGAGCGTGCGATGGAGATCCTCGGCGACGAGATCCCCGACCACCTCCGAGAGGCCGGCGAGCTGCGCCTGGCGCACCGCGATGCGAGTCTCGACGAGCTGGGGCATCACGCATCCCCTCCGCTGACGAAGGATGCCGTGGCGGGCCGCATCCGTCGCCTCCTCGCCATGGCGGACAAGAAGGCGGCCGCCGAGGGTCTTCCCGGCACGGCCGTCGGCGTTCCCGGCGCCTGA
- the rapZ gene encoding RNase adapter RapZ, translating into MTDAGEMLIVTGMSGAGRSTAANALEDLGWYVVDNLPPQMLKPLLELTQYAGSALPKVAVVVDVRGGDLFTELPDVTRALRDARQQLRVVFLDASDDVLVRRFEAVRRPHPLQDEGTILDGIRLEREWLAAIRESADVVIDTSAFNIHQLATTVVDMFSEQGAARHSLTIVSFGFKYGLPPDADLVADMRFLPNPFWVEELRPLTGEDDAVRAYVLEAPGAQEFIDAYERALRPVLEGYQRENKRHSVLAIGCTGGKHRSVAVARELAQRLTTIPGVAVRVAHRDLGHE; encoded by the coding sequence ATGACGGACGCGGGGGAGATGCTCATCGTCACCGGCATGTCCGGCGCGGGGCGCTCGACGGCGGCGAACGCGCTCGAGGACCTCGGCTGGTACGTCGTCGACAACCTGCCCCCGCAGATGCTGAAGCCGCTCCTGGAGCTCACGCAGTACGCGGGCTCGGCGCTGCCGAAGGTCGCTGTCGTGGTCGACGTGCGCGGGGGCGATCTGTTCACCGAGCTGCCCGACGTCACGCGAGCCCTCCGCGATGCGCGCCAGCAGCTCCGGGTGGTCTTCCTGGATGCGTCGGACGACGTCCTCGTGCGTCGCTTCGAGGCTGTGCGGCGGCCGCACCCCCTGCAGGACGAGGGCACGATCCTCGACGGCATCCGCCTGGAGCGGGAGTGGCTCGCGGCCATCCGCGAGAGCGCGGACGTCGTCATCGACACGTCGGCGTTCAACATCCATCAGCTGGCGACGACGGTCGTCGACATGTTCTCGGAGCAGGGCGCCGCCCGGCACTCCCTCACGATCGTGAGCTTCGGCTTCAAGTACGGCCTGCCGCCGGATGCCGACCTCGTGGCCGACATGCGCTTCCTGCCGAACCCGTTCTGGGTCGAGGAGCTGCGTCCCCTCACCGGGGAGGACGACGCCGTGCGCGCATACGTCCTGGAAGCCCCCGGCGCCCAGGAATTCATCGACGCCTACGAGCGGGCGCTCCGGCCCGTTCTCGAGGGGTATCAGCGCGAGAACAAGCGCCATTCGGTGCTGGCGATCGGATGCACCGGCGGCAAGCACCGCTCGGTCGCGGTGGCCCGCGAGCTCGCACAGCGGCTGACGACGATCCCGGGCGTGGCCGTCCGCGTCGCGCACCGCGACCTCGGTCATGAATGA
- a CDS encoding phosphoglycerate kinase, producing the protein MALRTLESLGSLAGARVIVRCDLNVPLKDGVITDDGRVRASLPTLNALINQGARLVVCSHLGRPDGAPDPKYSLEPVAQRLSELLGKPVAFARDTVGESAHDAVASLEDGDVAVIENLRFNAGETAKDDATRAAFAAELAALGDVLVSDGFGVVHRKQASVYELAQQIPSAAGLLIEQELDVLDRLTENPERPYTVVLGGSKVSDKLGVIEHLLPRVDRLLVGGGMMFTFLAAEGHKVGSSLLEADQLDTVRRYIATARERGVELVLPVDAVVAASFSADAEHVVADATALEDTPFGASGLGLDIGPATSAQFAEHIRTSTTVFWNGPMGVFEMPAFEAGTRAIAEALTEVTGLSVVGGGDSAAAVRQLGFADSQFGHISTGGGASLEFLEGKKLPGLEVLGWQ; encoded by the coding sequence ATGGCACTGCGCACCCTGGAATCCCTGGGCTCGCTCGCAGGCGCGCGCGTCATCGTCCGCTGTGATCTGAACGTCCCCCTGAAGGACGGCGTCATCACGGACGATGGCCGCGTGCGCGCGTCGCTGCCCACGCTCAACGCCCTGATCAACCAGGGCGCGCGACTCGTCGTCTGCTCGCACCTGGGCCGGCCCGACGGAGCCCCCGATCCGAAGTACAGCCTGGAGCCGGTCGCACAGCGGCTCTCCGAGCTGCTCGGAAAGCCGGTCGCCTTCGCCCGCGACACTGTCGGCGAGTCGGCGCACGACGCCGTCGCATCCCTCGAGGACGGCGACGTCGCGGTGATCGAGAACCTCCGCTTCAACGCGGGAGAGACGGCGAAGGATGACGCGACCCGTGCCGCCTTCGCGGCTGAGCTGGCCGCACTCGGCGACGTTCTCGTGTCCGACGGCTTCGGCGTCGTCCACCGCAAGCAGGCGAGCGTGTACGAGCTCGCGCAGCAGATCCCCTCGGCGGCGGGTCTGCTGATCGAGCAGGAGCTGGACGTGCTCGATCGCCTCACCGAGAACCCCGAGCGCCCCTACACGGTCGTGCTCGGCGGATCGAAGGTCAGCGACAAGCTGGGCGTCATCGAGCACCTCCTGCCGCGCGTGGACCGCCTGCTCGTCGGCGGAGGGATGATGTTCACCTTCCTCGCGGCGGAGGGCCACAAGGTCGGCTCGAGCCTTCTCGAGGCCGACCAGCTCGACACGGTCCGCAGGTACATCGCAACCGCGCGCGAGCGCGGCGTGGAGTTGGTGCTGCCCGTCGACGCGGTGGTGGCCGCGTCCTTCTCGGCGGATGCCGAGCACGTCGTCGCGGACGCCACCGCGCTCGAGGACACGCCATTCGGGGCCTCGGGACTCGGTCTCGACATCGGCCCCGCGACGTCTGCGCAGTTCGCCGAGCACATCCGCACCAGCACGACCGTGTTCTGGAACGGGCCGATGGGCGTGTTCGAGATGCCGGCCTTCGAGGCCGGAACGCGGGCGATCGCCGAGGCGCTCACCGAGGTGACGGGGCTCAGCGTCGTGGGCGGCGGCGACTCCGCCGCCGCGGTGCGCCAGCTGGGCTTCGCGGACAGCCAGTTCGGTCACATCTCAACAGGTGGCGGCGCAAGCCTCGAGTTCCTCGAGGGCAAGAAGCTTCCCGGACTGGAGGTCCTCGGATGGCAGTGA
- a CDS encoding RNA polymerase-binding protein RbpA encodes MATGGNAIRGTRVGAGPMGEQDHGYHAERIAISYWDALGNETVRYFSAGIPDEEIPDIIDSPHSGLPAGRDKTNPPELPKSEPYKTHLAYVKERRTEEEAEQLLDDALQQLRERRGQA; translated from the coding sequence ATGGCAACAGGCGGAAACGCCATCCGGGGCACGCGCGTCGGTGCGGGCCCGATGGGCGAACAGGACCACGGCTACCACGCCGAGCGGATCGCGATCTCGTACTGGGACGCGCTCGGCAACGAGACGGTGCGCTACTTCTCGGCCGGCATCCCCGACGAGGAGATCCCCGACATCATCGACTCCCCGCACTCGGGCCTTCCCGCGGGTCGCGACAAGACGAACCCCCCGGAGCTGCCGAAGTCGGAGCCCTACAAGACGCACCTCGCCTACGTGAAGGAGCGTCGCACGGAGGAAGAGGCCGAGCAGCTGCTTGATGACGCGCTGCAGCAGCTGCGCGAGCGGCGTGGCCAGGCCTGA
- a CDS encoding superoxide dismutase yields the protein MANYTLPDLPYDYAALEPHISATIMQLHHDKHHAAYVAGANTALEQLAEARDSGNLANVNKLEKDLAFNLGGHTNHSIFWTNLSPEGGDKPTGDLESAIDDHFGSFDKFQAHFTAAALGVQGSGWAGLFWDSIGENLIIQQFFDQQSQFAAGSVPLLLLDVWEHAYYLDYKNVRADYVKAFWNIANWANVQKRFSTAREQTSGLLVLS from the coding sequence ATGGCGAACTACACGCTGCCCGACCTCCCCTACGACTACGCGGCACTCGAACCGCACATCAGCGCGACGATCATGCAGCTGCACCACGACAAGCACCACGCGGCGTACGTCGCCGGCGCCAACACGGCGTTGGAGCAGCTCGCCGAGGCGCGCGATTCGGGCAATCTCGCGAACGTGAACAAGCTCGAGAAGGACCTCGCCTTCAACCTGGGCGGTCACACCAACCACTCGATCTTCTGGACGAACCTCTCGCCCGAGGGCGGCGACAAGCCGACGGGCGACCTCGAGTCCGCCATCGACGACCACTTCGGCTCGTTCGACAAGTTCCAGGCGCACTTCACCGCCGCCGCGCTGGGCGTGCAGGGCTCCGGCTGGGCCGGGCTGTTCTGGGACTCGATCGGCGAGAACCTGATCATCCAGCAGTTCTTCGACCAGCAGTCGCAGTTCGCCGCAGGCAGCGTGCCGCTGCTGCTGCTCGACGTGTGGGAGCACGCGTACTACCTGGACTACAAGAACGTCCGCGCCGACTATGTCAAGGCGTTCTGGAACATCGCCAACTGGGCCAACGTCCAGAAGCGCTTCTCGACGGCCCGCGAGCAGACCTCGGGCCTGCTGGTACTGTCATAG
- the zwf gene encoding glucose-6-phosphate dehydrogenase, with translation MTVDISRGNNPLRDPDDRRLNRIAGPSALVIFGVTGDLSRKKLMPAVYDLANRGLLPPGFALVGFARRDWADEDFAQVVYDAVKANSRTEFREETWQELLQGIRFVSGEFQDPAAFAKLRETVERLDVERGTMGNHAYYLSIPPKDFPIVAEQLKSSGLVDDTADKPDRWRRVVIEKPFGHDLESAQALNDALRTAFPADSIFRIDHYLGKETVQNILALRFANELYEPIWNRNYVDHVQITMAEDIGVGGRAGYYDGIGAARDVIQNHLLQLLALTAMEEPISFNAKDLRAEKEKVLAAVTLPADLSLATARGQYAGGWQGGDRVVGFLEEDGMNPRSTTETYAAIKLAINTRRWADVPFYLRTGKRLGRRVTEIAVVFKRAPEHLFTRNQTSGLGENALVIRVQPDEGVTIRFGSKVPGAGTQVRDVTMDFGYGHAFTEASPEAYERLILDVLLGDPPLFPRHEEVELSWKILDPIEKFWAQDDRPLEQYSPGSWGPPSADDLLARDGRTWRRP, from the coding sequence ATGACCGTCGACATCTCGCGCGGGAACAATCCCCTGCGCGATCCCGACGACCGCCGCCTCAACCGGATCGCCGGTCCGAGCGCGCTCGTCATCTTCGGGGTGACGGGAGACCTGTCCCGGAAGAAGCTCATGCCCGCCGTCTACGACCTGGCGAACCGGGGGCTCCTGCCGCCGGGCTTCGCGCTGGTCGGATTCGCCCGCCGCGACTGGGCGGACGAGGACTTCGCCCAGGTCGTGTACGACGCGGTGAAGGCGAATTCGCGCACCGAGTTCCGCGAGGAGACGTGGCAGGAGCTGCTGCAGGGCATCCGCTTCGTCTCGGGCGAGTTCCAGGACCCCGCCGCCTTCGCCAAGCTGCGCGAGACGGTCGAGAGGCTGGACGTCGAGCGCGGCACGATGGGCAACCACGCGTACTATCTGTCGATCCCGCCGAAGGACTTCCCCATCGTCGCGGAGCAGCTGAAGAGCTCGGGGCTGGTGGACGACACGGCCGACAAGCCGGACCGCTGGCGTCGCGTGGTGATCGAGAAGCCCTTCGGCCACGACCTGGAGTCCGCGCAGGCGCTCAACGACGCGCTGCGGACGGCCTTCCCGGCCGACTCGATCTTCCGCATCGACCATTACCTCGGCAAGGAGACGGTCCAGAACATCCTTGCGCTGCGCTTCGCGAACGAGCTGTACGAGCCGATCTGGAACCGCAACTACGTCGATCACGTCCAGATCACGATGGCCGAGGACATCGGCGTCGGCGGACGCGCCGGCTACTACGACGGCATCGGCGCTGCGCGCGACGTCATCCAGAACCACCTCCTGCAGCTGCTCGCCCTGACCGCGATGGAGGAGCCCATCTCCTTCAACGCGAAGGATCTGCGCGCAGAGAAGGAGAAGGTCCTGGCGGCGGTCACCCTGCCCGCCGACCTGTCGCTCGCCACGGCGCGCGGACAGTACGCGGGCGGATGGCAGGGCGGCGATCGCGTCGTCGGATTCCTCGAGGAGGACGGGATGAACCCCCGGTCCACCACCGAGACCTACGCCGCGATCAAGCTCGCCATCAACACGCGCCGTTGGGCCGACGTGCCGTTCTACCTGCGCACCGGCAAGCGGCTCGGACGCCGCGTCACCGAGATCGCGGTCGTGTTCAAGCGCGCGCCCGAGCACCTGTTCACCCGCAACCAGACGTCGGGCCTCGGCGAGAACGCGCTCGTCATCCGCGTGCAGCCCGACGAGGGCGTGACCATCCGCTTCGGGTCGAAGGTGCCCGGTGCCGGGACGCAGGTGCGCGACGTCACGATGGACTTCGGCTACGGCCACGCGTTCACCGAGGCGAGCCCCGAGGCGTACGAGCGCCTGATCCTCGACGTCCTCCTCGGCGACCCGCCGCTCTTCCCCCGCCACGAGGAGGTCGAGCTCAGCTGGAAGATCCTCGACCCGATCGAGAAGTTCTGGGCGCAGGACGACCGACCGCTCGAGCAATACTCACCTGGCTCGTGGGGACCGCCGTCTGCCGACGATCTCCTCGCTCGCGATGGCCGCACATGGAGGCGCCCATGA
- a CDS encoding glucose-6-phosphate dehydrogenase assembly protein OpcA, translating into MIIDLPDTNVSKISRALVSVREEGGAVALGRVLTLIIVVSHDTAEEVIEAANDASREHPMRVIVVMFGDAEAPPRLDAEIRVGGDAGASEVIVLHPYGLAGSNAESLVTGLLLPDAPVVAWWPRETPPMPSRSEIGRIAQRRITDAATQPDPTAWVAGLAGHYAPGDTDFAWTRLTRWREQLAAVLDQPPYEPVTAVEVRGASDSPSTALLATWLGLKLEVPVDWKYLPADEWASGIKSVRLVRASGDTLLERPSPGVAVLTQPGQPSHDLAFPRRTLRECLAEELRRLDPDVLYGRVITEGWSLLEAASPELT; encoded by the coding sequence ATGATCATCGACCTGCCCGACACCAACGTGAGCAAGATCTCGCGCGCGCTCGTGAGCGTGCGCGAGGAGGGGGGCGCGGTGGCCCTCGGCCGCGTGCTGACGCTCATCATCGTCGTGAGCCACGACACCGCGGAAGAGGTCATCGAGGCGGCGAACGACGCCTCGCGCGAGCACCCGATGCGCGTCATCGTGGTCATGTTCGGGGATGCCGAGGCTCCTCCCCGCCTCGACGCCGAGATCCGCGTCGGCGGCGACGCCGGTGCCAGCGAGGTGATCGTCCTGCATCCGTACGGCCTCGCCGGCTCGAACGCGGAGAGCCTTGTCACGGGTCTGCTGCTGCCGGACGCGCCCGTCGTCGCGTGGTGGCCGCGCGAGACGCCCCCGATGCCGTCGCGATCGGAGATCGGCCGCATCGCCCAACGGCGCATCACGGATGCCGCGACGCAGCCCGACCCCACCGCGTGGGTCGCCGGGCTCGCCGGGCACTACGCCCCGGGCGACACCGACTTCGCCTGGACGCGCCTGACGCGCTGGCGGGAGCAGCTCGCCGCGGTGCTCGATCAGCCCCCCTACGAGCCGGTGACCGCGGTCGAGGTGCGCGGCGCCTCGGACTCCCCGTCCACGGCGCTGCTCGCCACGTGGCTCGGACTGAAGCTCGAGGTGCCCGTGGACTGGAAGTACCTTCCGGCGGACGAGTGGGCCAGCGGCATCAAGTCGGTGCGCCTCGTCCGCGCCAGCGGCGACACCCTCCTCGAGCGCCCCTCCCCCGGCGTCGCCGTGCTGACGCAGCCCGGGCAGCCGTCGCACGACCTCGCGTTCCCGCGGCGCACGCTCCGCGAGTGCCTCGCCGAGGAGCTCCGGCGTCTCGATCCCGACGTCTTGTATGGTCGGGTCATCACCGAAGGCTGGTCTCTTCTGGAGGCGGCCTCCCCGGAGCTGACGTAG